One part of the Vibrio palustris genome encodes these proteins:
- a CDS encoding acetolactate synthase 3 large subunit, producing the protein MAMLSGAEMIVQSLIEEGVEQIFGYPGGSVLDIYDALHEKTEQIKHVLVRHEQAATHMADGYARATGKTGVVLVCSGPGATNTVTGIATAYMDSIPMIVISGNVPNNLIGNDAFQECDIVGVSRPIVKHSFLVKKAEDIPEIVKKAFYIASTGRPGPVVIDLPKDVMNPQVKLPYQYPEEIKMRSYNPTTTGHKGQIKKALKALLDAKKPVLYIGGGAIISEADKQILKLSEALNLPVVSTLMGLGAFPGTHQHSLGMLGMHGMYEANMAMHNADLIFGIGVRFDDRTTNNLEKYCPNAKVMHIDIDPSSISKNVPVDLPIVGSADQVLDTMLKLLADSKESNDASALESWWQEIQVWRQRECLSYSQDSERIKPQQVVETLYRLTKGDAYVASDVGQHQMFAALYYPFDKPRRWINSGGLGTMGFGLPAGMGVKFTHPDEEVVVITGDGSIQMNIQELSTALQYDIPVKIINLNNRFLGMVKQWQDIVYQGRHSNSYMSSVPNFVAIAEAYGHAGIRITSPDELESGLQKALDMKDRLVFVDISVDETEHVYPMQIKGEGMDKMWLSKTERT; encoded by the coding sequence ATGGCAATGCTATCTGGCGCGGAGATGATCGTGCAATCTCTTATTGAAGAGGGAGTTGAACAGATATTTGGCTATCCAGGCGGTTCCGTTTTGGATATCTACGATGCGCTACACGAAAAAACAGAGCAAATTAAGCACGTTTTAGTGCGTCATGAACAGGCCGCAACTCACATGGCTGATGGGTATGCACGTGCGACGGGTAAAACCGGTGTGGTCTTAGTGTGCTCAGGGCCAGGGGCGACCAATACGGTAACAGGTATTGCGACAGCCTACATGGACTCGATCCCAATGATTGTGATCTCCGGTAACGTTCCTAATAACTTAATTGGTAATGATGCCTTTCAAGAGTGCGATATTGTCGGGGTTTCCCGTCCCATCGTTAAGCACAGCTTTCTAGTTAAAAAAGCGGAAGATATACCTGAAATTGTGAAAAAAGCATTTTATATCGCCTCAACGGGTCGTCCTGGTCCGGTGGTGATTGATCTTCCGAAAGACGTCATGAATCCGCAAGTTAAATTGCCGTATCAGTATCCCGAAGAAATAAAAATGCGTTCTTATAATCCCACTACCACAGGGCATAAGGGACAAATTAAAAAAGCATTGAAAGCGTTACTCGACGCGAAGAAGCCGGTTTTATATATTGGTGGTGGTGCGATTATTTCAGAAGCGGATAAACAAATCCTTAAGTTATCCGAAGCGCTAAACTTACCCGTTGTAAGTACGCTGATGGGGCTAGGCGCTTTCCCAGGAACTCATCAACACTCCCTTGGTATGTTAGGTATGCATGGAATGTATGAGGCGAATATGGCCATGCATAATGCGGATCTCATTTTTGGCATCGGAGTCAGGTTTGATGATCGTACGACGAATAATCTTGAAAAGTATTGTCCAAATGCCAAAGTGATGCATATCGATATCGATCCGTCATCGATCTCGAAGAATGTTCCCGTCGATTTACCGATTGTGGGCTCTGCCGATCAAGTGCTTGATACGATGCTTAAGTTATTAGCTGATAGCAAAGAAAGTAATGATGCATCCGCATTAGAAAGCTGGTGGCAAGAGATTCAAGTATGGCGTCAACGTGAGTGTTTGTCTTATAGCCAAGACAGTGAACGAATTAAACCTCAACAAGTGGTTGAAACACTCTATCGTTTAACAAAAGGCGATGCTTATGTGGCTTCTGATGTTGGTCAACATCAAATGTTTGCCGCCCTTTACTATCCTTTTGATAAACCAAGACGTTGGATCAACTCTGGTGGCCTGGGCACCATGGGCTTTGGCTTGCCCGCAGGCATGGGAGTGAAGTTTACTCATCCTGATGAAGAAGTAGTTGTCATTACTGGGGATGGCAGTATTCAGATGAATATTCAAGAGTTATCGACTGCACTTCAATACGATATCCCTGTTAAAATTATCAACTTAAATAACCGTTTCCTTGGTATGGTCAAACAGTGGCAAGACATTGTTTATCAAGGGCGCCACTCAAACTCCTACATGAGCTCTGTTCCGAATTTTGTCGCTATTGCTGAAGCTTATGGTCATGCAGGTATCCGTATTACGTCTCCTGATGAGCTAGAGTCTGGATTACAAAAAGCACTGGATATGAAAGATCGCTTAGTCTTTGTGGATATCAGTGTCGATGAGACGGAGCACGTTTACCCTATGCAAATTAAGGGTGAAGGTATGGATAAAATGTGGCTAAGCAAAACGGAGAGAACGTAA
- a CDS encoding phosphatase PAP2 family protein, which translates to MRVVQPIVKLDLILSSFCLQHRYSHSIARVSRAVSHTGDGHLYVMFAILAWMLDTSDGHAFVMVGLLAFTIELPLYWVLKNSFQRRRPQEFSPPLPAFITPSDRYSLPSGHTAAAFLMATIIGHFYPDLSLVMLTWALTIGGSRIFLGVHFLSDVVIGALLGNTCALIAILLMENGV; encoded by the coding sequence ATGAGAGTGGTTCAACCTATCGTAAAACTTGATTTGATACTGTCATCATTTTGTTTACAGCATCGTTATAGTCATTCCATTGCTCGCGTCAGTCGAGCGGTATCGCATACCGGTGACGGACACTTGTACGTGATGTTTGCCATACTCGCTTGGATGCTCGATACCTCCGATGGTCACGCCTTTGTGATGGTCGGTTTACTGGCATTCACGATAGAGCTGCCGTTGTATTGGGTATTGAAAAATAGTTTCCAGCGTCGTCGCCCACAAGAGTTCTCGCCACCTCTTCCTGCTTTTATTACTCCTTCGGATCGCTATAGTTTACCGTCGGGGCATACTGCTGCGGCATTTTTAATGGCGACAATTATTGGCCATTTCTATCCGGACTTATCGCTCGTCATGTTGACATGGGCACTGACGATTGGTGGCTCACGAATTTTCTTAGGAGTACATTTTTTAAGTGATGTAGTGATTGGAGCTCTGCTTGGCAATACCTGTGCGCTGATTGCGATTCTCCTTATGGAGAATGGAGTATGA
- the ilvN gene encoding acetolactate synthase small subunit has translation MKHIISLLLENQPGALSRVVGLFSQRGYNIENLTVSPTEDDTLSRLNITTESDDLQLEQIQKQLHKLIDVLKVQDVSEFDHIERELMLVKVRASGAVREEVKSMADIFRGQIVDVTPSHYTVQMTGDGEKLDAFVDSVAKFTDVVEVARSGIVGIARGERSLKS, from the coding sequence ATGAAACATATTATTTCACTACTATTAGAAAACCAACCTGGCGCTTTGTCTCGTGTCGTTGGCCTGTTTTCTCAGCGTGGCTACAATATTGAAAACCTGACGGTGTCGCCAACGGAAGATGATACTTTGTCTCGCTTAAATATTACGACTGAATCTGATGACTTACAGCTCGAACAAATACAGAAGCAGTTGCATAAGCTGATTGATGTGCTCAAGGTTCAAGATGTCAGTGAATTTGATCATATTGAGCGTGAGCTCATGTTGGTTAAGGTCCGAGCTTCTGGTGCTGTGCGTGAAGAGGTGAAAAGCATGGCCGATATTTTCCGTGGCCAGATTGTCGATGTGACACCGAGTCATTACACGGTACAAATGACAGGAGACGGTGAAAAGCTTGATGCTTTTGTAGACTCAGTGGCTAAGTTTACAGATGTGGTAGAAGTGGCGCGTAGTGGCATTGTTGGTATTGCACGCGGTGAACGCTCGCTTAAAAGCTAA
- the leuA gene encoding 2-isopropylmalate synthase: protein MNDQVILFDTTLRDGEQALSASLTVKEKLQIAFALERLGIDVIEAGFPVSSPGDFNSVKTIAENIKGSRICALARAVEKDIDAAAEALKVADEFRIHTFLSTSTIHVQDKLRRTFDDVLDMAMKSIKHARKYTDDVEFSCEDAGRTPIDNLCRIVESAISAGAKTINIPDTVGYTIPSEFGHIIEQLFNRVPNIDQAVISVHCHDDLGLSVANSIAAVQAGARQVEGTINGLGERAGNTALEEVAMILQTRGDFFSASTNINSKEISRTSKLVSQLCNMPIQSNKAIVGANAFSHSSGIHQDGMLKNKNTYEIMTPESIGLKNQGLNLTSRSGRAAVKSHMDTLGYKDGDYNLDVLYENFLKLADKKGQVFDYDLESLMYFSNLRDEDDFFKLNYLSVQSGSVMSTTSIKLQCGDEEKCEAAVGNGPVDALYQCIYRVTGYDITLDKFDLTAKGEGEDGLGQADIIANYKGRKYHGTGVSTDIVEAAGEALLHVINSLHRADEIEQIKQRKHTEA, encoded by the coding sequence ATGAACGACCAGGTCATATTATTTGATACAACGCTACGTGATGGTGAACAGGCACTATCAGCCAGCTTAACCGTCAAAGAGAAATTGCAAATTGCGTTTGCTCTAGAGCGTTTAGGGATTGATGTCATTGAAGCAGGCTTTCCGGTGTCATCACCAGGTGATTTCAATTCAGTAAAAACCATTGCTGAAAATATCAAAGGTAGTCGTATCTGTGCCCTCGCTCGTGCCGTTGAGAAAGACATTGATGCTGCTGCAGAAGCACTGAAAGTCGCGGATGAATTCCGTATCCATACCTTCCTATCAACATCGACGATTCACGTACAAGATAAGTTACGCCGCACGTTTGATGATGTCCTAGATATGGCAATGAAATCCATCAAACATGCGCGTAAATACACGGATGATGTCGAATTTTCGTGTGAAGATGCTGGCCGTACTCCGATTGATAATTTATGCCGTATTGTTGAATCAGCGATTAGCGCGGGTGCAAAAACCATCAACATTCCAGATACTGTGGGCTACACCATTCCAAGTGAGTTTGGCCATATTATTGAGCAATTGTTTAACCGAGTTCCGAATATTGATCAAGCCGTCATCTCTGTGCACTGCCATGACGATTTAGGTTTGTCCGTGGCAAACTCGATTGCTGCTGTTCAAGCGGGTGCACGTCAAGTAGAAGGCACAATTAACGGCCTAGGTGAACGAGCAGGTAACACTGCATTAGAAGAAGTTGCAATGATTCTGCAAACGCGCGGTGATTTTTTCTCTGCGTCCACCAATATCAATTCCAAGGAAATCAGTCGTACCAGTAAACTGGTTAGCCAGTTGTGTAACATGCCGATTCAAAGTAATAAAGCGATTGTCGGCGCTAACGCCTTTAGCCACTCGTCAGGCATACACCAAGATGGCATGCTAAAAAACAAAAATACGTATGAGATCATGACCCCCGAATCTATTGGTTTAAAAAACCAAGGCTTAAACCTAACAAGCCGCAGTGGTCGAGCAGCGGTCAAAAGCCATATGGATACATTAGGCTATAAAGACGGTGACTATAACCTAGACGTATTGTATGAAAACTTCTTAAAATTAGCCGATAAGAAAGGCCAAGTCTTCGATTATGATCTTGAATCACTAATGTATTTCTCCAACCTACGAGATGAAGATGATTTCTTTAAATTGAACTATTTGAGTGTGCAATCTGGTAGTGTAATGTCGACAACAAGTATTAAACTACAGTGCGGCGATGAAGAGAAATGTGAAGCAGCTGTCGGAAATGGTCCTGTAGATGCCCTATACCAATGTATCTACCGTGTCACAGGCTACGACATTACGCTGGATAAATTCGATTTAACCGCTAAAGGTGAAGGTGAAGACGGATTAGGCCAAGCCGATATTATTGCCAACTATAAAGGGCGTAAATATCACGGCACCGGTGTCTCAACAGATATTGTTGAAGCGGCTGGTGAAGCCTTATTGCATGTTATTAATAGCCTGCATCGTGCTGATGAGATAGAACAAATCAAACAGCGCAAACACACTGAAGCATAA
- the leuC gene encoding 3-isopropylmalate dehydratase large subunit: MSQAKTLYEKIYDAHVAVEAAGENPILYIDRHLVHEVTSPQAFDGLREKGRPVRQVSKTFATMDHNVSTTTKDINASGEMARIQMETLSKNCEEFGVTLFDINHKYQGIVHVMGPELGITLPGMTIVCGDSHTATHGAFGSLAFGIGTSEVEHVLATQTLKQARAKTMKIEVKGKVSKGITAKDIVLAIIGKTTAAGGTGYVVEFCGEAIRDLSMEGRMTVCNMAIELGAKAGLIAPDETTFDYIKDRRYAPTGENWDSAVEYWKTLKTDEGAEFDHVVTLNAADIRPQVTWGTNPGQVMSVDGIIPSPEDFADPVEKASAEKALAYMGLRGGTKLSHYPIDKVFVGSCTNSRIEDIRAAAAVAKGKQVAEHVQALIVPGSEQVKAQAEQEGLDKIFLEAGFEWRLPGCSMCLAMNNDRLGPQERCASTSNRNFEGRQGRAGRTHLVSPAMAAAAAIAGHFVDIRDVN, translated from the coding sequence ATGTCACAAGCAAAAACATTATACGAAAAAATTTACGATGCCCATGTCGCCGTCGAAGCAGCGGGTGAAAATCCAATTTTATACATCGATCGCCATCTAGTTCATGAAGTTACTTCACCACAAGCGTTTGATGGGTTACGTGAAAAAGGACGCCCAGTACGTCAGGTAAGTAAAACCTTTGCTACCATGGATCACAACGTATCCACCACAACTAAAGATATCAATGCCTCTGGTGAGATGGCACGTATCCAGATGGAAACTCTGTCAAAAAACTGCGAAGAGTTTGGTGTCACTCTGTTTGATATTAATCATAAATATCAAGGTATTGTGCATGTTATGGGACCTGAGCTGGGTATTACTCTACCAGGGATGACGATTGTGTGTGGTGATTCTCATACCGCAACACATGGTGCATTTGGCTCACTTGCTTTCGGTATCGGCACCTCTGAAGTCGAGCATGTCCTAGCCACGCAAACATTGAAACAAGCTCGTGCTAAGACAATGAAAATTGAAGTAAAAGGCAAAGTTTCAAAGGGCATTACCGCCAAAGATATCGTGCTAGCCATCATTGGCAAAACCACCGCAGCAGGTGGTACTGGCTATGTGGTTGAATTCTGTGGTGAAGCCATCCGTGATTTATCAATGGAAGGCCGCATGACCGTTTGTAATATGGCCATCGAGCTTGGTGCTAAGGCTGGTCTGATTGCGCCTGACGAAACGACCTTTGATTACATTAAAGATCGTCGTTATGCCCCAACAGGTGAAAACTGGGATTCGGCAGTCGAGTACTGGAAAACACTAAAAACCGACGAAGGCGCTGAATTTGATCACGTCGTAACATTGAATGCTGCCGACATTCGTCCCCAAGTCACTTGGGGGACTAACCCGGGACAAGTGATGTCCGTTGATGGAATTATACCGTCACCAGAAGACTTCGCCGATCCCGTTGAAAAGGCGTCGGCAGAAAAAGCATTGGCGTATATGGGACTAAGAGGCGGAACTAAGCTCTCTCACTACCCTATCGATAAAGTTTTTGTCGGATCTTGTACAAACTCACGTATTGAAGATATTCGCGCTGCAGCGGCGGTTGCTAAAGGTAAGCAAGTTGCGGAACATGTTCAAGCATTGATTGTTCCGGGCTCAGAGCAAGTCAAAGCGCAAGCAGAGCAAGAAGGGTTAGATAAAATCTTTTTAGAAGCTGGTTTTGAATGGCGTTTACCAGGCTGCTCAATGTGTCTAGCGATGAATAATGACCGTTTAGGCCCTCAGGAGCGTTGTGCCTCGACATCTAACCGTAACTTTGAAGGTCGCCAAGGCCGAGCAGGAAGAACGCACTTAGTCAGTCCTGCTATGGCTGCAGCGGCGGCTATTGCGGGTCATTTTGTCGACATTCGTGACGTTAACTAA
- a CDS encoding AMP-dependent synthetase/ligase, with protein MTEIDFHIVKKIRQNVRECAEQGAMQYSSEHVWHELSWAQMGAQIDSVSFALISAGIQVQDKVGIMASNTPRWTIIDLAAMQVRGVVVPIYPTSPVSQAAYITNNADIKIMFVNGQEQLNMMVELFSNLPILERIVVMGDDLELPDVDYVQTWQAFIEMGQSLTQAALDERLDSLQREDLFTLIYTSGTTGEPKGVMLNHHNLNAQLVGHDQKVNTSSGDVSLCFLPLSHVFERAWSLYVLYKGAKNCYLHDVRAVRDALEQVAPNVMCAVPRFYEKIYSAIHDKVSQSSWIKRHLFRWAVRVGKQVSSAKQQQRNPSAWLALNYALADRLVLKKLRNLLGGRMRLMPCGGAKLEAEVGRFFHAIGINVKLGYGMTETTATISCWPDNTFDAESIGDVMPNVDVKIGADNEILVKGSIVMQGYYKLPDATKQAFDEQGYFKTGDVGHLGDDGTLFITDRLKELMKTSGGKYIAPQRIEGKLGQDHFIEQVAVIADTRKFVSALIVPCYDSLENYAKSLNIRYHDRLDLLKHHKIIELFDQRLEQLQTELAGFERVKRFTLLPKEFSLDLGELTPTLKLRRKVIQHHYATEINAMYH; from the coding sequence ATGACCGAAATAGATTTTCATATAGTAAAAAAAATCCGTCAAAATGTACGCGAATGTGCAGAGCAGGGAGCAATGCAGTACAGCTCTGAGCACGTATGGCATGAGTTGTCTTGGGCTCAGATGGGAGCGCAAATCGATTCGGTTTCTTTCGCTTTAATCAGTGCGGGTATCCAAGTACAAGATAAAGTCGGCATTATGGCGTCGAACACCCCACGTTGGACCATCATTGATCTAGCCGCCATGCAGGTACGCGGGGTTGTTGTCCCCATTTATCCGACGAGCCCAGTCAGCCAAGCCGCATATATAACCAATAATGCGGATATAAAAATTATGTTCGTTAATGGGCAAGAACAACTCAACATGATGGTTGAGTTGTTTTCTAATTTGCCAATATTAGAACGAATAGTGGTTATGGGGGATGATCTCGAATTACCCGATGTTGATTACGTACAAACTTGGCAAGCCTTTATTGAAATGGGGCAGTCGTTAACCCAAGCTGCCTTAGATGAGCGTTTAGACTCTTTACAGAGAGAGGATTTATTCACCTTAATTTATACGTCAGGTACCACAGGTGAGCCTAAAGGGGTGATGCTCAATCATCATAACCTTAATGCTCAATTAGTTGGGCATGATCAGAAAGTGAATACGAGCTCTGGCGATGTCTCTTTATGTTTCTTGCCTCTATCTCATGTTTTCGAGCGAGCATGGAGTTTATATGTGCTTTATAAAGGCGCTAAAAACTGTTACTTACATGATGTGCGTGCGGTAAGAGATGCACTAGAACAAGTTGCGCCAAACGTGATGTGTGCGGTGCCACGTTTCTACGAAAAAATTTACTCGGCTATTCATGATAAAGTATCCCAATCTTCTTGGATAAAAAGACACTTATTTCGTTGGGCGGTTAGAGTCGGTAAGCAGGTCTCGTCTGCTAAGCAACAGCAGCGTAATCCTAGCGCTTGGTTAGCACTTAATTATGCATTGGCTGATCGGTTAGTACTGAAGAAGTTACGTAACTTATTGGGCGGTCGTATGCGCTTAATGCCTTGCGGAGGAGCCAAATTAGAAGCGGAAGTCGGCCGTTTTTTCCATGCGATTGGTATTAATGTAAAACTTGGTTACGGTATGACCGAAACGACCGCGACCATTTCTTGTTGGCCAGATAATACGTTTGATGCTGAGTCCATTGGCGATGTTATGCCTAATGTGGATGTTAAAATTGGCGCGGATAACGAAATCTTGGTAAAAGGTTCTATTGTGATGCAAGGCTATTACAAGCTGCCTGACGCAACCAAGCAAGCCTTTGATGAGCAGGGATACTTTAAAACAGGTGATGTTGGGCATTTAGGCGATGACGGTACTTTGTTTATTACCGATCGTTTAAAAGAGCTGATGAAAACCTCGGGTGGGAAGTATATTGCGCCGCAGAGAATTGAAGGTAAGTTGGGTCAAGACCACTTTATTGAGCAAGTCGCCGTTATTGCCGACACCCGAAAATTTGTCTCAGCCTTGATTGTTCCTTGCTATGATTCGTTAGAAAATTACGCTAAGTCTTTGAACATTCGCTATCATGACCGCTTAGATTTACTTAAACATCATAAGATCATCGAGCTGTTTGATCAGCGCTTGGAGCAGTTACAAACTGAGTTGGCAGGGTTTGAACGCGTAAAACGATTCACCTTATTACCGAAAGAGTTCTCGTTGGATTTAGGTGAGCTGACCCCAACGTTGAAGCTGCGTCGCAAAGTAATTCAGCATCACTATGCCACTGAAATTAATGCCATGTACCATTAA
- the leuO gene encoding transcriptional regulator LeuO, with translation MLEKVDNQEAMNTIASYRMESTLRGVDLNLLTVFDAVMQEQNITRAAQNLNMSQPAVSNAVSRLKVMFNDELFMRQGRGIQPTQRARQLFGPIRQALQLIRNELPSSVFAPETSTRLFKLAICSPCDIRFAPKIMSSLQKQAPHVQLHLDAEFDRNVAERMRYQEVDFVIDYARFDEQGFSSTEIFRDELVVVASKHHPRVNGSITRDDLFIEKHAKLSKVHGQHSFSEQAYRSLDCRASYEGTSLSNVLYVVSQSELVTIAPRWMVENSANKEQLQVVRCPFENVSISGYLSWHESSEKDKGHIWLRDQLMLVCGDIVAND, from the coding sequence ATGTTAGAAAAAGTAGACAATCAGGAAGCGATGAACACCATCGCAAGTTATCGAATGGAAAGCACGCTACGAGGTGTGGATTTAAATTTACTTACTGTCTTTGATGCCGTAATGCAGGAACAGAATATTACGAGAGCGGCACAGAATTTAAATATGTCTCAACCGGCTGTGAGTAATGCTGTGTCGCGCTTAAAAGTCATGTTTAATGACGAATTATTTATGCGCCAGGGGCGAGGTATTCAGCCGACGCAGCGAGCTCGCCAGTTATTCGGGCCAATCCGTCAGGCGTTGCAATTAATTCGTAATGAATTACCGAGCTCTGTTTTTGCTCCTGAAACGTCAACCCGCTTATTTAAACTCGCTATTTGCAGTCCATGCGATATTCGCTTTGCACCAAAAATCATGTCGTCATTACAGAAGCAAGCCCCGCACGTGCAGTTGCACTTAGATGCTGAGTTTGATCGCAATGTTGCCGAACGTATGCGTTATCAAGAAGTGGATTTTGTCATTGATTACGCTCGTTTTGATGAACAGGGCTTTTCCAGTACCGAGATTTTCCGTGATGAATTAGTCGTTGTGGCTTCTAAGCATCACCCAAGAGTGAACGGCAGCATTACGCGCGATGATCTTTTTATTGAAAAGCACGCTAAGCTGTCGAAAGTCCATGGCCAGCATAGCTTCTCCGAGCAGGCATATCGCTCATTAGATTGCCGCGCAAGTTATGAAGGCACCAGTTTGAGCAATGTTTTATATGTTGTTAGTCAATCTGAATTAGTCACTATTGCCCCGCGCTGGATGGTCGAAAACTCGGCTAATAAAGAGCAGTTACAAGTCGTGCGCTGTCCTTTTGAGAATGTCAGTATTAGTGGGTATCTAAGCTGGCATGAGTCTAGTGAAAAAGACAAAGGACACATCTGGTTACGAGATCAATTAATGTTGGTCTGTGGAGATATTGTCGCGAACGATTAA
- the leuB gene encoding 3-isopropylmalate dehydrogenase codes for MTNTTHTIAVLPGDGIGPEVMQQANKVLDAIEKKYQLTFARTEHDIGGIAIDNHGQPLPDSTLAACEESDAILFGSVGGPKWANLPPNDQPERGALLPLRKHFQLFCNLRPAQIHKGLEGFSPLRADISATGFDIVVVRELTGGIYFGQPKGREGSGADEKAFDTEVYHRYEIERIARIAFESAQLRTKKVCSIDKANVLQSSILWREVVTQIAKDYPDVELTHMYIDNATMQLIKDPSQFDVVLCSNLFGDILSDECAMITGSMGMLPSASINESKFGLFEPAGGSAPDIAGKNIANPVAQILSAALMLRYSLGEEQAAQDIEAAVGKALAAGQLTGDLAGEKPALSTSEMGDIIANYISHE; via the coding sequence ATGACAAACACAACACATACTATTGCCGTTTTGCCGGGAGATGGCATTGGCCCAGAAGTAATGCAACAAGCCAATAAAGTATTGGACGCAATTGAGAAAAAATACCAATTGACGTTCGCACGTACCGAACACGACATTGGCGGCATTGCCATTGATAATCATGGCCAGCCACTTCCTGATAGCACCTTAGCTGCGTGTGAAGAATCGGATGCCATTTTATTTGGCTCGGTCGGCGGTCCTAAATGGGCAAATTTACCACCGAATGATCAACCAGAGCGTGGCGCTCTATTACCACTGCGCAAACACTTTCAACTTTTCTGTAACTTGCGCCCGGCACAAATTCATAAAGGATTAGAAGGTTTCTCTCCTTTACGTGCTGATATATCAGCAACAGGCTTTGATATTGTCGTTGTGCGTGAGCTCACTGGTGGTATTTACTTTGGCCAACCCAAAGGTCGTGAAGGCTCAGGAGCTGACGAAAAAGCGTTTGATACTGAAGTCTACCACCGCTACGAAATCGAACGTATTGCACGTATTGCCTTTGAGTCGGCACAGCTACGTACAAAAAAAGTTTGCTCAATTGATAAAGCCAACGTATTGCAAAGCTCTATCCTTTGGCGTGAAGTCGTCACACAAATTGCCAAAGACTATCCAGATGTCGAACTCACACATATGTACATCGATAATGCCACTATGCAGCTAATCAAAGACCCATCGCAATTTGACGTTGTACTGTGTTCGAACTTGTTCGGGGATATTTTATCGGATGAGTGCGCAATGATAACAGGCTCAATGGGAATGCTGCCATCGGCTAGCATCAATGAAAGTAAATTTGGTTTATTCGAACCAGCCGGTGGTAGTGCCCCAGATATTGCCGGTAAAAACATTGCAAACCCTGTCGCCCAAATTCTCTCTGCCGCCCTAATGCTGCGTTACAGCCTAGGTGAAGAGCAAGCGGCGCAAGATATTGAAGCTGCAGTAGGCAAAGCGCTTGCAGCCGGTCAACTTACTGGCGATCTAGCGGGCGAGAAACCAGCACTGTCTACCAGTGAGATGGGCGATATCATCGCAAATTATATTTCTCACGAATAA
- a CDS encoding MJ1255/VC2487 family glycosyltransferase, which translates to MKILYGVQGTGNGHIARARAMCQAFRQHTGVEVDFFFTGRDAEKYFSMEEFGDYQTRQGMSFSTAHGKVRYGKTAINNNMVRVYKDIQELDLSSYDVVLNDFEPISAWAAKKQGVPSISISHQNAFRYDVPLKGASWLDKVIMNHFAPSDYYIGLHWYHFDQPILPPIVHTTHSPPCLKNFFLIYLPFELLLDTINLVERFSYHQFICYHPDITEIEQHKNLQLRPLCRDSFQEHLRTCAGVIANGGFELPSEALSLGKKMLLKPLNGQFEQQSNVATLEQLGLASGMEYLDPSAVRQWIDEAPGEKVIYPDVAFAISAWVVAGHWEDQRSLFDTLWSQVSYPSRTELHSESILYP; encoded by the coding sequence ATGAAAATTTTGTACGGAGTGCAGGGGACGGGAAATGGTCATATAGCTCGTGCTCGTGCGATGTGCCAAGCCTTTCGTCAGCATACTGGTGTCGAGGTTGATTTCTTTTTTACAGGAAGAGATGCAGAGAAATATTTTTCCATGGAGGAATTTGGTGACTATCAAACCCGCCAAGGTATGAGTTTTTCGACCGCTCATGGCAAAGTTCGCTATGGTAAAACCGCGATTAATAATAATATGGTACGTGTCTATAAAGACATTCAAGAGCTCGATTTATCCTCTTATGATGTTGTTTTGAATGATTTTGAACCGATCTCGGCTTGGGCGGCAAAAAAACAAGGGGTTCCCTCGATTAGTATCAGCCATCAAAATGCTTTTCGTTATGATGTTCCTCTCAAAGGGGCAAGCTGGTTAGATAAGGTGATCATGAATCATTTTGCCCCTTCGGACTATTATATCGGGTTACATTGGTATCATTTTGATCAACCTATTTTACCTCCCATCGTGCATACCACTCACTCTCCACCATGCCTTAAGAATTTCTTTCTTATCTACCTACCTTTTGAACTATTGTTGGATACCATCAATTTAGTCGAGCGTTTCTCCTATCATCAGTTTATTTGTTATCACCCAGATATTACCGAGATAGAGCAGCATAAGAACTTACAATTGAGGCCATTATGTCGTGATAGTTTTCAAGAGCATTTACGAACTTGTGCTGGGGTCATTGCTAATGGCGGATTTGAGTTACCTTCAGAAGCGTTGTCTTTAGGCAAAAAAATGCTGTTAAAGCCTCTAAATGGTCAATTTGAACAACAGAGTAATGTGGCGACTTTAGAGCAGCTCGGTTTGGCATCGGGCATGGAGTATTTAGACCCTAGTGCAGTGCGACAATGGATTGATGAGGCGCCAGGAGAAAAAGTGATTTATCCCGATGTGGCATTCGCTATTTCTGCTTGGGTTGTTGCAGGTCACTGGGAAGATCAACGCTCATTATTCGACACATTATGGTCTCAGGTCAGCTACCCTTCACGCACTGAACTTCACAGTGAATCTATATTGTATCCATAA